The nucleotide window CTTAACAATAGCCTCTATAGCTGATTTCCAGCCCCATGTAACTGGGGGTCACTGCCTTCCTCCTGCTAACCCATTAACTATATCTCAGCCTTGTATAAGGCTTGATGACATCGATTCAGTTGGCCGGAGCGGGAGACATTTGACTAATTTTGAGATGATGGCGCATCACGCCTTCAATTTCGGAGATGAACATATTTATTGGAAGGATAAGACTGTTGAGTTATGTCATGAGTTACTTACCGGCTTAGGTATAGATGGTAGTGAAATAATATATAAAGAAAATCCTTGGGCTGGTGGAGGTAATGCTGGACCGGCTTTTGAGGTTTTATGTCGTGGTTTGGAGTTGGCAACACTTGTTTTCATGAACATGGAGCTGGATCCAGATGGTGAATTCGAGATTAAGGGTGATAGATACCGTAAAATGGATCTTAGGGTTGTTGACACTGGTTATGGACTTGAAAGGTTTGTTTGGGCCTCAAAGGGAAGTCCAACTATCTATGACGCTGTTTTCGGTGATGCTGTAGACGAGTTTATGGAGTTGGCTGGAATCAACCATCCTCTAAAGGATCCTGAGTACCGTGATATACTTGGTGAGCATGCCAAACTATCCGGTTACATGGATGTTGAGGTTGGGAGCGACCTAATGGAGATACGTAAAGAGGTTGCAAGTAGGCTAGATTTTGATGTAGGTCAACTTAAAGAGATGATGGAGCCGATTGAAGAGGCTTATGCTATTTTGGACCACAGTAGGACAATTACCTTCATGCTTGGTGACGGAATCGTTCCTTCGAACGCAAAAGCTGGTTATCTAGCGCGCCATGTAATCCGACGCGCATTAAGAATGATGATGTCCCTTGGTATAGAGGAACCATTATCCGAGGTTGTTCAAATCCAGATTGATATGTTGGAGGATGATTATCCAGAGTTTAAGCGGCGTGAAGACAAAATACGGGAGATAGTTGATATAGAAGAAGATAAATTTAGAGAAACGATATCTAAAGGAAGAAACCTTGTTAGAAAGACAGCTAGACACTATAACGAGAAAGGAAAAGAAATACCACTCGAATCTGTTCTAGAGCTATATGATACACATGGAGTTCCACCCGAGATCATTCAGGAAGTAGGTGAAGAGGTCGGGGTAGAGGTTGAGGTTCCAGACGATTTCTATACACGGGTTGCAAAAACACATGAAGGAGAGACAAAAGAACCTGAAGAACCAACTGAAATCGAAGAGAGATTGAAGGAATACCCACCAACAAAACTATTGTTCTACAGCCAACCAAACGACATCAGTTTCGAAGGAGTTATAATAGATTCCTTTGACAACAAAATCGTGTTAGACCAAACACTTTTCTATCCTGAGGGCGGTGGACAGCCCGCAGACCAAGGAACAATAGACACTGGTGAACGTATATATAAAATAACCGATGTACAGAAAGTCGGCAACGTAGTTGTACACACTATTGAAGATGAAAGTGATGAAGGCTCAGACATAAAAAAAGGAGTGGTAGTGCAAGGTAAGATAGATCAAGAGAGACGTAGGGCCCATGCAAGACATCACACAGCTACACACGTAGTGCTTGGTGCCGCTAGAGACGTACTCGGATATCATGTTTTTCAACAAGGATCTAATCTATCAACAAGTCAGGCCAGGCTTGACATAAGCCATTACAAACCGATTACATCCAGTCAAATAAAAGATATAGAGTGGAAGGTTAATCAAATCGTTATGGATAACCGTTCTGTAAATGCAAGAAACATGGATAGGAATGAAGCTGAAAAAAAACATGGATATATACTCTATCAAGGCGGTGTTCCAATGGGCGATGAAATACGTGTTGTTGAAACGGAGGACTGGAATGTTCAAGCCTGTGGTGGTACACACTGCGAAAGCACTGGAAAGATAGGGCCTGTAAAAATACTTTCTACTGAGAGTGTGCAAGACGGTGTTTTAAGACTTAATTTCTCTGCTGGAGAAGCTGCAATTGAGAGCATGCATGAAAGGGATGAGATACTTCAAGAAACATCAAACACTTTCTCGGTTCACTATCAAGAGCTTCCTAAAACGGCTGAAAGGTTCTTTAAAGAATGGAAAGAACGTGGAAAAGAGATTGATAGACTTCAGAAAGAAATAGCTAAACTACGTAGGCAAAGCCTGATAAACATGGCTATAGAGATTGATGGAATCAAAGTTGTGAGCCAGAAACTGGTTGAAGCCGAGATGGATGAAATCAGGGCAACGGCGGAAGAAACTTCAGAAAGAGGAGTTACATCATTGATAGCTGGAGAAAAAGGCCATACAGCAATCTCGGTTAGTCAAGAGGCGATTGATAAAGGATTAAGTGCAAACAAACTGTTCCAGAAACTTGCTGAAAAATATAGTGGTGGTGGTGGAGGAAGTGAAAAGATGGCGCAGGGAAAAATACCTCCAAACAAAATAAATCAAGTATTAAGTGAGTTTGAAGAAGTTGTGAGGGAAGAGTTGAATAAAAACTGAGGATGTTTGGGTTTAGATTTTCTCTCTAATGGTTTCAGGGCCTAAATATCCTTCACCCACCTAGGTTTTTTAGCCTTTTTTGGTGGGTTTATTGGTTTTTTATTTGTTTTCTGTTTCTTTTTCTGTTTCTTTTTCTGGTGGTCTGCCTGGCCTTAGGTCTGATTGGACGTACTCTATCTCTCCTGGTGTTGTTATGTTTTCTTTTAGGAATCTATAGGCATGTCCGTGTGGTGCTCCGTTTAATATCATTTCTATGGCTTCGATTGTTGCTGTTACTCTCTCTGGCTTACCGATGCAGGATACGGTTTTACCGTAGATTGATATGTTTGTTCCGGATATTTCTTCGAGTAAGTTTCTTGTTTTACCTTTCTTACCGATTACTCGTCCTTTAAGTCTTTTTCTTGATTTTTTTGTTTTTGCGTAGTTTGTGATGTCCAGTACTTGTAGTACTTTTTGATCTTCTAGTAGTTTGGTTGCTTTCTCTGGTGTGAATCCACGTCCTATTGCCCTAACTACCTTACTTGTTTTCCATCCCAGCAGGGGGTCGGCGTCTTCTCGATCTATCTGGACGTTTCCGTCTTCACTATCGATTTTTAGTTTAACGCCTGTCCGGGATTCTATATCTTTTTTTGTGCTACCTTCTTTACCGATCAATACCCCTATTCTATCGTTAGGGATTTTTACATAATCTTTATTTTCCGGCATTTTCCTTCAACAAAAACTTTTTTTTATACTTTTAACTTACCATGCTCTTTTAGCCAACGAACATCCCATTGTTTATATCTCCATTTAATGTCCGCTTTTTCATCCTGGAAGTCCCATGGCTCAATAAGAACCACATCATCTTCTCTAATCCAATTTCGTTTCTGCATCTTGCCCGGTATTCTCGCGATACGGGTTTCACCGTCTTCAGAATGTACTCTAACTCTGTTAGCCCCAAGCATGCTGATCACTCGAGCTTGGATCTCTCTTCCTCTTGGAAGCCTTGGGCTTCTATGTGTATTTTCATCGTTATTTTTCTTTTTTCCCAGATTAACACCTCCCATGTTTTGTTTTATGAATCAAGAAAATAGATAGTTAATTAAACTTCTATTTTGCTCTATATGTAGAGCCTTAGATTATTCCTATTATAGATTCTTCTTTTTTTTGTTCTTTCTCCATCTTCAAACTATCCCTTAACTTAATTCAGGTTTTTTGTTGTTTTGTTTTTTTGTTTATTTGGTTTGGTTTTGTTTTTTTATGGATGAGTATTTATGTTTGTTGTTGTCATAGTTTGTATTGTGTTTCGATCTTTGTTGAATTGTTGTTTTGGGGTGTTGTATTCTTGAGTGATATAAAGGCTATTGATATAATGATTCCGTGTGAAAAAGTGGTTAGGATTGGTCCTGACGATTATTTAGCTAAGGCTAGGTTGGTTATGTCGAGGAATAATGTTGGTGGTTTACCTGTTACTGTTGGGAATCGGGTTGTTGGATTTATTACTTTGCGGGATATTACTTTGTCTCCAGCACCAGCTAAGTTCAGGGTTTCGGAAATTATGACTAAGGATGTTGTTAAGAAAACTGGTGATACATCGGTTAAGGAGATTGCCGACATAATGGTTGAGACTGGTATTCAGCGTGTTCCTATTGTTGATGATGGTGAGTTGGTTGGGTTGATTACTCAGAGTTCAGTTATTAAAGCTGCGCGTGACGTGTTTTGAAACGGTTTTTTTAAATATTTTTTTAGATTCAGCAGCGAGGTATTTATCTACGTGGTGTTTTTCTCTCCGTTTGTATCCGTTTCTTCTTGCTATTCGATCTATTTCACGGTCAACTCTACTTCCGTATTGTAAGGATTTTTTCGGTTTTTTTGTTATTTCTGGTGGAAGTAGTTTTTTGGCTCCTGCTCTCAATATCTTTTTTTCTATTTCGTTTTCATCAGGTATTTTATCTCTAATTGGTATTGATAAAGCGGTTTTAACTACTTTTTGGTCTAGAAATGGGTTTTTAGAAAGTATGTTTTGGTTTGTGAATACGTGGTAGTCTCGTTCAAGGTCTTTCTCAGCTATGTTATCTATGTCTCTGGCCATCTCGGTTTCAGGGTTATCTGAGTTTCTGTATTTTGTGTATCCTCCGAATAACTCATCTGAACCCTGGCCTGTTAGGACTGTTCGGTATCCATCTTTTCTAAGTTTTTTTGACAGTATTAGGAATGGTAGGCCGACTCCTATTGAAAGTCGGGTTGCATCGCATGTTGCTTTTATTGTTTCAGGGATTGTTTTTTTAATTGTAGGTAAATCGATTTCTATAGGTTTATGTGGTAGTTCTAGGTGTTCACTGGCTTTTTTACTCCACTCTATGTCGGGGGAGTTTTCATATCCAACTGTGTATAATGTTACGTCTGTGTATCTATCTGCTAAAACAGCTATCAATGAACTGTCTACTCCACCTGAAAAAGCTATGGCTGTTTCTTCTCCAACTCTTCTTTGCACTGCTTGATCCAGTTTATTTATGATTTCTCTTCCGTATTCCTCGGTTGTTTTGGTTTTTGATTCGTTTTTTAGGTCATTGGTGTTTGAAATGTTTTTTGTTTCTATTTTATTTCCATCGATTTTGTATAGTTTTCCTGGAACCACTCTTTTGGGTTTTTTTTCGGTAGATTCTAAGATATCTAGTTGGTTTGTTGAGAAGGTGACCCCATCTGCTTGTGTGTAGTATAGTGGTATGCTTCCTATTCGGTCTCTCCCTAACATCAATTTCTTATTAGATAGCCATGCGAATGCGTATTCGCCATCCAGTTGCATTAATTCGGTTGGGTCGTTGATTTTATTTACGGCTTTCTTTAGTGAAACTTGTTTGTTCCCACTGTAGATTGCTCCGGTTATAGCGACAAAGTCTTGGTTTTTCTTGATTATCTCTGAATCGATGTAGTTTGTTTTTTCTATCGTTATTTCGGTTTCATTTCTGTTTGAGCTGACTGTTTGTCTGTTTTGGTTTTTAGTTTGGTTTTTTGTTAGTTTTTTAAGTTGGTTTTTTGTTGTCGCGCCCCATAATGTCACTCTGTTATTTCCTCCCGATTTTGTTTATAGTATTTTATTACGTTTTCGATATGTAGGTCGACGCATCCAAGATAGTTTGAGGGGTCAAGTACCTCTTCGATTTCTTCTTCAGTCATGTGTTTTTTAACTTCAGTGTTTTCCATTAATGCTTGTTTAAGTGTTTTATTGGATTGGTATGCATCCATTGCACAGTCTCGAATTAATTTATGTGAGGTTTGGCGTCCGAGGCCTTTGTTGAATAGTTTTATCATTATTGCTTCACTCATGTTAAGGCCTCCAGTCATGTTGAGAACTTTCTCTATGTTTTCTTGGTTTATTACTAAGCCATCGATAACGTATTTCATTAGTTTGAGTTGTTCATCTACTAAAAGAAATGTTTCTGGCAAAACCATTCTTTCTGATGAGGAGTTTGTTAGGTCTCTTTCGTGTTCAAGAGGTACGTTTTCTAGTTCCGTTGTTACGTTGGATCTCACTACTTTGGCGAGCCCTCCGATTCTTTCAGATCTCATTGGGTTTTTTTTCTGAGGCATTGTGCTTGAACCGACCTGTTTATCTCCAAAAGGCTCTTGTAGTTCACTTATCTCTGTTCTCTGTAGGTTTCTGACTTCTTTGGCTATTTTATCTAATGAACTGGATATTATTGCGAGTTTGGATATTAGTTCGGCGTATCTATCTCTCTGTATAACCTGGCTTGAGATAGTTACTGGCTTGAGTCCAAGTATCTCGTTAACTCTTTTATGTACTTCTTCCCCCATGTCTCCTAAGGCGGCTTGGGTTCCGACGGCGCCTGTTACCTGTCCGACCAATATTCTTGGTTTTAATTCCTCGACTCTCTCTATATGTCTCCTGATTTCTGAAGCGTATATAGCGAATTTATGGCCGATTGTTGTCGGTACGGCGTGTTGTCCATGTGTACGGCCTACACATGTTAGGTCTCTGTATTCATCTGCTTTTTTTATTAGAGAGTCTTCGAGCTCTCTTAATCGCCTCATTATTATTGAGAGTGATTTCTTAAACTGTAGTGCTCTTGTTGTATCTGATATATCGTTGCTTGTTGCGCCTAAATGGACGTATTCCCCGGCTTCACCTTCACATTGCTCTGACAATGCTTTAACGATAGCCATTATGTCGTGTTTTATTTCTGCTTCAATTTCTTTAACTCTTTCAAGGGAGACATAATCTAGGTTTGCCTTGTCTTCAATCTCATCTGCTGCTTCACTTGGGATTATACTGAAGTCGGCTTCAGCTCGAGCTAACGCAGCCTCCACCTTTAACATATACTCTAACTCAGTTTTTTTCCTCCATATCTCCCGCATCTCTTCAGAACCATATCTGCCTTCTATTGGATGAATTGACATCGATTTATTTTATAGAAACACTGTATTAATCATTTTCCAGAAAACTCACCCAAAACACCACATAAAACAACTGTTTGTCTTTTTTTTGTTATTTTGAATTGGGTTGTTGTTTGCACTCGAATGTTTTAAGGATTAAAAACATTACTGTTATCTGGTAGTTATTTTGAGATATCTGGGTTTTTTGGGAGATAGATTTTATATGTTTTTTGTGAGTGATTTTGTATGAATTTGGATAGGTATTCATTGGTTACTAGGAATACGGAGGAAGTTGTTGTTGAGGATGAGTTGAGGGAGTTGTTAGATAAGAATGGTGAACCGGTTACTTACGTTGGTTATGAGCCTAGTGGGGCACTTCATCTTGGACATCTGTTGACTGCTAACAAACTTATTGATTTGCAGGAGGCTGGGTTTAGGGTTAAGGTTTTGTTGGCGGATTTCCATGCATATTTAAATGAGAAAGGTAGTTTAGATGAGATTAAAGAGGTTGCTGAGATGAATAAAGAGTGTTTTTTGGCTTATGGCCTGGATCCTGATAAAACTGAGTTTGTTTTCGGTAGTGAGTATCAACTTAATGAGGAGTACACTAAGAAGGTCTATGAGCTTTCACTTCAAGTGACCTTGAATAGGGCTACTAGAAGTATGGATGAAATTAGTAGGCGTCGGGAAAACCCTATTATGGGTCAAATGCTCTATCCGATAATGCAGGCTATCGATATTGGATGGCTTGATGTTGATGTAGCTATGGGTGGTACGGATCAGAGAAAAATCCATATGCTTGCAAGGGAGAAACTTCCTAAAGTTGGTTATAACTCACCAATCTGTATCCATACCCCTATTTTGACTGGATTGGATGGTGAGAAGATGAGTTCTTCTAAAGATAACTGGATAGATATATCTGATAGTTATGAAACTGTTGAAGAGAAAATAATGGATGCTTACTGTCCCGAGAAACAGGTGGAGAATAACCCGGTTACTGAGATAATGAGGTATCATGTCATGCCTAGGTTTGAAGAGATTGAGATTGAAAGGCCTGAGAAGTTTGGTGGGAACTTGGTTTACACGGAGTATAGTGAGTTGGCAAGTGATTATATGTCAGGCGAGTTACATCCGCTTGACTTAAAGAATGGTGTTAAGGATTATTTGAACAGGGTTTTAGAGCCTGCTAGAGAAAAATTAAAGAAGGCTTAAACCCCTTCCTGTCTTTTCCTATTTTTTTGTTTTTTTGGTGTTTTTTGGTTTTTTTGGGTTGTATGACTGGTTTTTTATGGTAGGTATAGGTCGGCTGCTATGAATGCTAGTTCTAGGAAGCTGTAGGGTAGTAGTGCGAATAGGCCTAGTATGATTGTTCCTGCCATTGCGAAGAGCATTGGTGCTGTTATCCATTTTGGTACTGGTGCTTTTACTTTTACTTCTGGTTTTTTGAAGAAGGCTTTGTATATTATTGGCCAGAATACGAGTATGTTTAGTATTGCGCTTGCTATTAGGACTAATACGAAGATATAGAGTTCTGCTTGTATTGCTCCTTTTATTAGGTACCATTTTGATACGAATCCGACTAGTGGTGGGATTCCTGCTAGGCTTAGGGCTCCTATTGAGAATACTAGGGTGTGTATTGGCATTCGCCAGCCTATGCCGTCCATCTCGCTGACGTATTCTTTTCCTGTTGCTACGAATACGGCTCCTGCGAAGAAGAACATGCCTATTTTCATGAATGCGTGGTTTGAGATATGGATTATGCTGCCGGCGATTCCGAAGTAGCTTAGTAATGCTGCTCCTAAGACGATGTAGGATAGTTCGTTTATTGTTGAGTATGCGAGTTTTGCTTTTAGTTTGTCTTTTTTGAGTGCGACTAGCATTGAGAGTATTATTGTTATTGAGGCGATTGTTGCGAGTGCTATTCCCATGCCTATTGCGGCTGTTAGTTCTATTCCGAATACGTTGTTTACGACTCTTATTACTCCGAATGTACCTGATTTGACTACAGCTACACAGTGGAGTAATGCTGATACTGGTGTTGGTGCGATCATTGCTGATGGGAGCCATCCGTGTAATGGCATTATGGCTGCTTTAACTCCGAACCCGATGATGAATATTATGAATAGTAGTTGGAGCATTTGTGTTGAAGCCATGTCTTGTGTTAGGAATCCGTTTTCGGCGAATGTTAGTGTGCCTGATATGTCGTATGTGATTATGAGGGCG belongs to Methanonatronarchaeum sp. AMET-Sl and includes:
- a CDS encoding KH domain-containing protein: MPENKDYVKIPNDRIGVLIGKEGSTKKDIESRTGVKLKIDSEDGNVQIDREDADPLLGWKTSKVVRAIGRGFTPEKATKLLEDQKVLQVLDITNYAKTKKSRKRLKGRVIGKKGKTRNLLEEISGTNISIYGKTVSCIGKPERVTATIEAIEMILNGAPHGHAYRFLKENITTPGEIEYVQSDLRPGRPPEKETEKETENK
- the eif1A gene encoding translation initiation factor eIF-1A encodes the protein MGGVNLGKKKNNDENTHRSPRLPRGREIQARVISMLGANRVRVHSEDGETRIARIPGKMQKRNWIREDDVVLIEPWDFQDEKADIKWRYKQWDVRWLKEHGKLKV
- a CDS encoding CBS domain-containing protein, yielding MSDIKAIDIMIPCEKVVRIGPDDYLAKARLVMSRNNVGGLPVTVGNRVVGFITLRDITLSPAPAKFRVSEIMTKDVVKKTGDTSVKEIADIMVETGIQRVPIVDDGELVGLITQSSVIKAARDVF
- the alaS gene encoding alanine--tRNA ligase, translating into MSLEDEYKLDFLQDHDFFRKKCEECGSYFWTLEESRETCGDPPCDDYSFIGDPPIDGEFSLTEMREHYLSFFEDRMHERVDRRPVIARWRDDIFLTIASIADFQPHVTGGHCLPPANPLTISQPCIRLDDIDSVGRSGRHLTNFEMMAHHAFNFGDEHIYWKDKTVELCHELLTGLGIDGSEIIYKENPWAGGGNAGPAFEVLCRGLELATLVFMNMELDPDGEFEIKGDRYRKMDLRVVDTGYGLERFVWASKGSPTIYDAVFGDAVDEFMELAGINHPLKDPEYRDILGEHAKLSGYMDVEVGSDLMEIRKEVASRLDFDVGQLKEMMEPIEEAYAILDHSRTITFMLGDGIVPSNAKAGYLARHVIRRALRMMMSLGIEEPLSEVVQIQIDMLEDDYPEFKRREDKIREIVDIEEDKFRETISKGRNLVRKTARHYNEKGKEIPLESVLELYDTHGVPPEIIQEVGEEVGVEVEVPDDFYTRVAKTHEGETKEPEEPTEIEERLKEYPPTKLLFYSQPNDISFEGVIIDSFDNKIVLDQTLFYPEGGGQPADQGTIDTGERIYKITDVQKVGNVVVHTIEDESDEGSDIKKGVVVQGKIDQERRRAHARHHTATHVVLGAARDVLGYHVFQQGSNLSTSQARLDISHYKPITSSQIKDIEWKVNQIVMDNRSVNARNMDRNEAEKKHGYILYQGGVPMGDEIRVVETEDWNVQACGGTHCESTGKIGPVKILSTESVQDGVLRLNFSAGEAAIESMHERDEILQETSNTFSVHYQELPKTAERFFKEWKERGKEIDRLQKEIAKLRRQSLINMAIEIDGIKVVSQKLVEAEMDEIRATAEETSERGVTSLIAGEKGHTAISVSQEAIDKGLSANKLFQKLAEKYSGGGGGSEKMAQGKIPPNKINQVLSEFEEVVREELNKN
- a CDS encoding asparagine synthetase B; amino-acid sequence: MTLWGATTKNQLKKLTKNQTKNQNRQTVSSNRNETEITIEKTNYIDSEIIKKNQDFVAITGAIYSGNKQVSLKKAVNKINDPTELMQLDGEYAFAWLSNKKLMLGRDRIGSIPLYYTQADGVTFSTNQLDILESTEKKPKRVVPGKLYKIDGNKIETKNISNTNDLKNESKTKTTEEYGREIINKLDQAVQRRVGEETAIAFSGGVDSSLIAVLADRYTDVTLYTVGYENSPDIEWSKKASEHLELPHKPIEIDLPTIKKTIPETIKATCDATRLSIGVGLPFLILSKKLRKDGYRTVLTGQGSDELFGGYTKYRNSDNPETEMARDIDNIAEKDLERDYHVFTNQNILSKNPFLDQKVVKTALSIPIRDKIPDENEIEKKILRAGAKKLLPPEITKKPKKSLQYGSRVDREIDRIARRNGYKRREKHHVDKYLAAESKKIFKKTVSKHVTRSFNN
- a CDS encoding proton-conducting transporter membrane subunit encodes the protein MTTVTDIRPLLIVLIGLIAPILIYLAGEKRRDLREGVTFITSIIIFLLVASMAPHIYGGGEYILETPELISGISISFLVDPLSMFFALLASLLWIVTSMFSVGYMRGLNEHKQTRYYAAFAISIAATMGIATSKNLFTLFIFYEILTIATYPLVIHEETKEAMKAGWKYLGYTLTAGAVFLLLALIITYDISGTLTFAENGFLTQDMASTQMLQLLFIIFIIGFGVKAAIMPLHGWLPSAMIAPTPVSALLHCVAVVKSGTFGVIRVVNNVFGIELTAAIGMGIALATIASITIILSMLVALKKDKLKAKLAYSTINELSYIVLGAALLSYFGIAGSIIHISNHAFMKIGMFFFAGAVFVATGKEYVSEMDGIGWRMPIHTLVFSIGALSLAGIPPLVGFVSKWYLIKGAIQAELYIFVLVLIASAILNILVFWPIIYKAFFKKPEVKVKAPVPKWITAPMLFAMAGTIILGLFALLPYSFLELAFIAADLYLP
- the purB gene encoding adenylosuccinate lyase; translation: MSIHPIEGRYGSEEMREIWRKKTELEYMLKVEAALARAEADFSIIPSEAADEIEDKANLDYVSLERVKEIEAEIKHDIMAIVKALSEQCEGEAGEYVHLGATSNDISDTTRALQFKKSLSIIMRRLRELEDSLIKKADEYRDLTCVGRTHGQHAVPTTIGHKFAIYASEIRRHIERVEELKPRILVGQVTGAVGTQAALGDMGEEVHKRVNEILGLKPVTISSQVIQRDRYAELISKLAIISSSLDKIAKEVRNLQRTEISELQEPFGDKQVGSSTMPQKKNPMRSERIGGLAKVVRSNVTTELENVPLEHERDLTNSSSERMVLPETFLLVDEQLKLMKYVIDGLVINQENIEKVLNMTGGLNMSEAIMIKLFNKGLGRQTSHKLIRDCAMDAYQSNKTLKQALMENTEVKKHMTEEEIEEVLDPSNYLGCVDLHIENVIKYYKQNREEITE
- a CDS encoding tyrosine--tRNA ligase: MNLDRYSLVTRNTEEVVVEDELRELLDKNGEPVTYVGYEPSGALHLGHLLTANKLIDLQEAGFRVKVLLADFHAYLNEKGSLDEIKEVAEMNKECFLAYGLDPDKTEFVFGSEYQLNEEYTKKVYELSLQVTLNRATRSMDEISRRRENPIMGQMLYPIMQAIDIGWLDVDVAMGGTDQRKIHMLAREKLPKVGYNSPICIHTPILTGLDGEKMSSSKDNWIDISDSYETVEEKIMDAYCPEKQVENNPVTEIMRYHVMPRFEEIEIERPEKFGGNLVYTEYSELASDYMSGELHPLDLKNGVKDYLNRVLEPAREKLKKA